A part of Thermocrinis albus DSM 14484 genomic DNA contains:
- a CDS encoding 2-oxoacid:acceptor oxidoreductase family protein: MKRYNIRIAGVGGQGVVTSAHILGNAMTAAGKYATLVPFFGSEKRMAPVEAYVRVSDEPIYEVGEVVYPNVIMIYHPQVITHGKSYTMPFYSGLKENGMVIINTDADIIPPEDWQVLKELNTRVYMFPATKLALEVAGTELATNMAMIGLFFGITRLVNFEHIEQAVRERFLGNTFVASGGTTALDSAIEKKFKKKMELLEKNMQVIREAFRIAEERGWVEEEALTG; the protein is encoded by the coding sequence ATGAAAAGGTATAACATAAGGATAGCTGGTGTCGGTGGGCAGGGGGTTGTCACCTCCGCCCACATACTTGGTAACGCTATGACTGCGGCCGGTAAGTACGCCACTTTGGTACCTTTCTTCGGTTCCGAGAAGCGTATGGCACCCGTTGAGGCCTACGTGAGGGTTTCAGACGAGCCCATCTACGAAGTAGGAGAGGTGGTTTACCCCAACGTGATAATGATCTATCACCCTCAAGTTATAACTCACGGTAAGTCTTACACTATGCCTTTTTACTCGGGACTCAAGGAAAACGGTATGGTTATCATTAACACCGATGCCGATATAATTCCCCCCGAAGATTGGCAGGTTCTTAAGGAACTCAACACGCGAGTTTACATGTTCCCCGCCACAAAGCTGGCCCTGGAGGTAGCGGGTACAGAGCTAGCCACCAACATGGCTATGATAGGTCTGTTCTTTGGTATCACCAGATTGGTGAACTTTGAACACATTGAGCAAGCTGTGAGGGAGAGATTCTTAGGTAACACCTTCGTGGCTTCGGGTGGGACAACGGCCTTGGACAGTGCTATAGAAAAGAAGTTCAAGAAGAAGATGGAGCTGCTGGAGAAGAACATGCAGGTTATAAGGGAAGCCTTCCGTATAGCAGAGGAAAGGGGATGGGTTGAGGAAGAAGCTCTCACCGGCTGA
- a CDS encoding thiamine pyrophosphate-dependent enzyme, with product MGLEYVRISPGFERYMPKDYVDLVKYGQFGRQVDVQQLGQFKELVEEHPMCAGCFMAYFIRVFYAALPNPEDTIVIGTAGCARLALSQAAVPFIYGNYGDTNAVASGLKRALTIRFPDKVKDVVVIAGDGGLIDIGFGMTMHSWFRREKFTTIMVDNEVYGNTGGQESGMSPKGVQLKMAPKGKQFDKINAVELAKVAGCVYVAKLAPTNPKRIAKVIRRAILAARHFGPTFIHAYTSCNIEYSIPTEKVLEDARKREKQDFAFYEWMTDEVREFFENLEKEQQEVKA from the coding sequence ATGGGTCTGGAGTATGTGAGGATTTCTCCAGGTTTTGAAAGATACATGCCAAAGGATTACGTGGACCTGGTCAAGTATGGCCAGTTCGGCAGACAGGTAGATGTGCAGCAACTGGGACAGTTTAAGGAGTTGGTGGAAGAACACCCTATGTGTGCAGGGTGCTTTATGGCCTACTTCATAAGGGTGTTCTACGCTGCCCTTCCCAATCCCGAGGACACCATAGTGATAGGTACAGCGGGTTGTGCGAGACTTGCTCTGTCACAGGCTGCCGTTCCCTTCATCTATGGTAACTACGGTGACACTAACGCTGTGGCCTCTGGTCTCAAGAGAGCTCTAACGATAAGGTTCCCCGACAAAGTGAAAGACGTGGTGGTTATAGCAGGTGACGGAGGTCTCATTGATATAGGTTTCGGTATGACCATGCACTCTTGGTTCAGAAGAGAGAAGTTCACCACCATCATGGTGGATAACGAGGTTTACGGCAACACCGGTGGACAAGAGAGCGGTATGTCACCCAAGGGTGTTCAGCTTAAAATGGCTCCAAAAGGAAAGCAGTTCGACAAAATAAACGCTGTGGAGCTGGCTAAAGTAGCGGGATGCGTGTACGTGGCAAAGCTGGCACCCACTAACCCCAAGAGAATAGCTAAGGTTATAAGAAGGGCCATACTGGCAGCCAGACACTTTGGTCCTACCTTCATACACGCTTACACATCCTGTAACATAGAGTACTCTATACCCACAGAGAAGGTGTTGGAAGATGCCAGAAAGAGGGAAAAGCAAGATTTTGCCTTCTACGAGTGGATGACAGATGAAGTAAGAGAGTTCTTCGAGAACCTGGAGAAGGAGCAACAGGAGGTGAAGGCATGA
- a CDS encoding transketolase C-terminal domain-containing protein, translating into MPEQRVVDADYLLLEAPRERKFITGAQAMAEAVKRANVDIAIAYPITPQSEVMHLVGDLWAQGYLRDYYRAEEEYGAMSAIAGAVRGGARAFTATSGPGLLRGLEAIASWPGHRLPAVLGVLTRVVNAPLSIQPDNVEIAYLLHCGMVVLHAENQQDVFDFTLAAFVIAEKVDVYIPVAVCTEGFFVTHAKGYVNMTPEDMKLPPRDPYKAPVPPTDCEIPPARIQRDAPVQKSNFMSYLIHAVWQQEVWSSNIRAMKYIYKYLGGPIEVVNPDAEVFVVASGCAAAQGREAVRYAQMEGLNVGLVKVKSIRPFPEREIREVLRKAKAVIVPEHNIVGWLAKEVKAVLPNNDIVIGGPRVYGGMTLPVELIMEKIYDAFGIKKERKVVV; encoded by the coding sequence ATGCCTGAACAGAGAGTAGTAGATGCCGATTACCTTCTCTTAGAGGCACCTAGAGAGCGTAAGTTTATAACAGGTGCCCAGGCTATGGCCGAGGCTGTGAAACGTGCCAACGTGGACATAGCGATAGCCTATCCCATAACACCTCAGTCTGAAGTGATGCACCTGGTGGGGGATTTGTGGGCACAGGGTTATCTCAGAGATTACTACAGAGCAGAAGAAGAGTACGGCGCTATGTCCGCTATAGCGGGTGCTGTGAGAGGTGGAGCGAGAGCCTTTACCGCTACCTCAGGACCAGGTCTTCTGAGAGGTCTGGAGGCTATAGCTTCGTGGCCCGGTCACAGACTCCCCGCGGTTTTGGGTGTCCTCACAAGGGTGGTGAACGCACCCCTCTCCATACAGCCTGACAATGTGGAGATAGCCTACCTCCTTCACTGCGGTATGGTGGTGTTACATGCAGAAAACCAGCAGGATGTTTTTGACTTTACCCTCGCAGCTTTCGTAATAGCAGAGAAGGTAGACGTGTACATACCTGTGGCGGTCTGTACGGAAGGCTTCTTTGTTACCCACGCCAAAGGTTACGTTAACATGACACCTGAGGACATGAAACTCCCTCCCAGAGATCCTTACAAAGCCCCCGTTCCTCCTACCGACTGTGAGATACCACCTGCACGTATACAGAGAGACGCTCCCGTTCAAAAGTCCAACTTCATGAGTTACCTTATACACGCTGTATGGCAACAGGAGGTTTGGTCCTCCAACATAAGGGCCATGAAGTACATTTATAAATATCTGGGAGGCCCCATTGAGGTGGTTAATCCTGATGCGGAGGTCTTTGTAGTGGCCTCTGGCTGTGCTGCAGCCCAAGGAAGGGAAGCGGTTAGGTATGCTCAGATGGAAGGTCTCAACGTAGGCCTCGTAAAGGTAAAGTCTATAAGACCCTTCCCTGAGAGAGAGATAAGGGAAGTTCTCAGGAAGGCAAAGGCGGTGATAGTGCCGGAGCACAACATAGTGGGATGGTTGGCTAAGGAAGTTAAAGCGGTCCTTCCCAACAACGACATAGTGATAGGTGGACCGAGGGTCTACGGTGGTATGACTCTCCCCGTAGAGCTTATTATGGAAAAGATTTACGATGCTTTTGGCATCAAGAAGGAAAGAAAAGTGGTGGTATAA
- a CDS encoding carbon monoxide dehydrogenase beta subunit family protein, with product MKVVPGPAGYIPTPPAFEGVELPPPGKALLYGEIVDEEVAMREAAKALLTRRNPTIFPGPLVLWGWNASAMEKAKAVLELAMEIPNCRIIPMPDYRPKYPKIDPEAEINPNHPNLTILHNKIEVAIFVGVHCHYANLSLRMIRAGTNCFTIALCAEMGHEDAMVSLRDVHAEEIRRFKNVVVQVRKEMGIEWEPKLPPENPSLPPENYETLSVLDYGEYAYLLIPRRGEQVTETE from the coding sequence ATGAAGGTGGTTCCTGGGCCGGCCGGTTATATACCTACGCCTCCAGCCTTTGAAGGCGTAGAGCTTCCACCACCTGGCAAGGCTCTTCTTTATGGAGAAATAGTGGACGAAGAGGTGGCCATGCGTGAGGCCGCCAAGGCCCTCCTCACCAGAAGGAATCCCACCATATTTCCGGGTCCTCTTGTTCTGTGGGGGTGGAACGCCAGTGCTATGGAGAAGGCAAAAGCCGTGCTAGAGCTGGCTATGGAAATACCCAACTGCAGGATAATTCCTATGCCGGACTACAGACCTAAGTATCCCAAAATAGATCCGGAAGCGGAGATAAATCCCAACCACCCCAACCTCACGATCCTTCACAACAAAATAGAGGTAGCTATATTTGTGGGTGTGCACTGTCACTATGCTAACCTATCTCTCAGAATGATAAGAGCTGGTACCAACTGCTTCACCATAGCTCTGTGCGCCGAGATGGGACACGAGGACGCTATGGTGTCCCTGAGAGATGTTCATGCAGAGGAGATAAGGAGATTCAAGAATGTGGTAGTGCAGGTGAGGAAGGAGATGGGCATAGAGTGGGAGCCCAAACTTCCACCAGAAAACCCATCTCTACCGCCGGAAAACTACGAGACACTCTCCGTTCTAGATTACGGAGAGTACGCCTATCTCCTCATACCCAGAAGAGGAGAGCAAGTTACGGAGACAGAATGA
- a CDS encoding 2-oxoacid:acceptor oxidoreductase subunit alpha — translation MWDLTVKIGGEGGEGVISAGDFLTEACARAGYWVVNFKSFPAEIKGGYAQSVVRVSDERLFSTGDSFDVLCCFNGEAYEFNKKHLVGGTVMVYDSSDFEPEDHDGVIMYPVPLSYLARDVMKAYITKNVIALGVLCGLLDVPVEPIKESIKAKFGRKGSQVVDMNLRALELGLDFAKRELTKRDPYRFPPAKEPMDVVIMEGNQAIAKGAVVAGCKFYAAYPITPATTVGNYIVEDLIRTGGWLYQAEDEIASLGMALGASFAGVKAMTATSGPGLSLMTEFLSYSGMTELPVVIVDVQRVGPATGMPTKHEQGDLYHAVFGGHGEFPRAVLAPISVEDSFYMTIEAFNLAEKYQIPVILLTDASMSLRTESFPSPRLKDIKIVDRWVYKASEDPEGRFRRAGRFLRYALFTSDGITPMGTPGDPDAIHAVTGLERQENSDPRNRPDVRTWQMEKRFKKLEKLLREDAERFYEIDGPFDKAELGLITWGLTASVTKEAVRRLRNRGVKVNALYIKLLYPLRGDVVERFAERCERVVVPESNWSGQLATLLRAFSHVRPISYCVYRGEPFIPKEIEDLVVYLLENPTLTEGRLTPSHLYGEKSYGLI, via the coding sequence ATGTGGGATCTGACCGTTAAGATAGGTGGAGAAGGTGGAGAAGGTGTCATATCAGCCGGAGACTTCCTTACGGAAGCCTGTGCCAGGGCGGGATATTGGGTGGTTAACTTCAAGAGCTTCCCGGCGGAGATAAAGGGTGGGTACGCTCAGTCAGTGGTCCGTGTATCGGACGAGAGACTTTTCTCAACAGGTGACAGCTTTGACGTGCTTTGCTGTTTCAACGGCGAAGCCTATGAATTCAACAAAAAGCATCTTGTAGGTGGTACCGTAATGGTGTACGACAGTTCCGACTTTGAACCAGAGGACCACGATGGCGTGATCATGTATCCCGTTCCTCTCTCGTATCTCGCAAGGGACGTTATGAAGGCTTATATAACTAAGAACGTTATAGCCTTGGGTGTTTTGTGTGGCCTGCTAGATGTACCCGTGGAACCTATAAAGGAATCCATAAAGGCCAAGTTTGGGAGAAAAGGAAGTCAAGTGGTGGACATGAACCTCAGAGCTCTGGAGCTGGGACTTGACTTTGCAAAGAGGGAACTTACGAAGAGAGACCCCTACCGTTTTCCACCTGCGAAGGAACCTATGGACGTAGTTATTATGGAAGGGAATCAGGCTATAGCGAAGGGTGCCGTGGTGGCAGGCTGTAAGTTTTACGCGGCGTATCCCATAACACCAGCTACAACAGTGGGTAATTACATAGTGGAGGACCTTATACGTACAGGTGGCTGGCTGTATCAGGCTGAGGACGAGATAGCCTCTTTGGGTATGGCCCTAGGAGCGTCTTTTGCCGGTGTGAAGGCGATGACCGCTACCTCCGGTCCAGGCCTCTCACTTATGACGGAATTTCTCTCCTACTCCGGCATGACGGAACTTCCCGTTGTTATAGTGGATGTCCAGAGGGTAGGGCCTGCTACAGGTATGCCCACAAAACACGAGCAGGGAGATCTATACCATGCTGTTTTTGGAGGGCACGGTGAGTTCCCACGAGCTGTCCTAGCACCTATCTCTGTAGAAGACAGCTTCTACATGACCATAGAGGCCTTCAATCTTGCCGAAAAATACCAAATACCCGTCATTCTGTTAACAGATGCATCCATGTCTCTGAGAACGGAGTCCTTCCCTTCTCCTCGTCTTAAGGACATAAAGATTGTAGATAGATGGGTCTATAAGGCCAGTGAAGATCCGGAGGGAAGATTTAGAAGGGCAGGTCGTTTTCTGCGATACGCTCTGTTTACTTCTGACGGAATAACACCCATGGGTACACCAGGTGATCCTGATGCTATACATGCCGTAACGGGACTAGAAAGGCAGGAAAACTCAGATCCCAGAAACAGACCCGATGTGAGAACGTGGCAGATGGAAAAGCGTTTTAAGAAGCTTGAGAAACTCCTTAGAGAAGATGCGGAGAGATTTTACGAGATAGACGGACCCTTTGATAAGGCGGAGTTGGGCTTGATAACGTGGGGTCTTACAGCCTCAGTAACCAAAGAAGCCGTAAGAAGGCTCAGAAACAGAGGTGTGAAGGTGAACGCTCTTTACATCAAACTTCTCTATCCCTTAAGGGGTGATGTGGTGGAGAGGTTTGCCGAAAGGTGCGAAAGAGTTGTGGTTCCTGAAAGTAACTGGAGCGGTCAGTTGGCCACTCTGCTGAGAGCCTTTTCCCACGTAAGACCCATAAGCTACTGCGTTTACAGGGGCGAGCCCTTTATCCCCAAAGAGATAGAAGATCTGGTAGTCTACCTTCTGGAAAACCCAACCTTAACTGAAGGTAGGCTAACACCTTCCCACCTTTATGGGGAGAAATCTTACGGACTGATATGA
- a CDS encoding 2-oxoacid:ferredoxin oxidoreductase subunit beta, whose product MLKPADYRSDVEPTWCAGCGDFGVLAAITRAFAELGLEPHRVVSVSGIGCSSRLPLFLKNYSIHTLHGRAIPVAIGVKLARPDLTVIVETGDGDLFSIGAGHNPHAARRNVDITVLCMDNQVYGLTKNQVSPTSREWLYGSLTPYGSIDRPLNPIATMLAFGATFVAQTYAGNLQHMTYVIKEAIKHRGFSFVNIISPCPTFNRVDTFQYYKGKVKDINQLGHDPSSYEAALRVAFHDLDHYYDPEAPVPIGIFYRVQMETYEERMAKVKARYGGLEDLQEIIDACKPKRV is encoded by the coding sequence ATGTTGAAACCAGCCGACTATAGGAGTGATGTTGAACCTACGTGGTGTGCCGGATGTGGAGACTTTGGTGTTCTCGCTGCCATAACTCGTGCTTTTGCTGAGCTGGGCTTAGAACCTCACCGGGTAGTGTCTGTCTCCGGCATAGGTTGTTCTTCGAGGCTTCCCCTCTTCCTCAAAAACTACTCCATACACACCCTCCACGGCAGGGCCATACCGGTGGCTATAGGTGTGAAACTGGCAAGACCGGATCTTACCGTTATAGTGGAAACGGGGGATGGTGATCTCTTTTCCATAGGTGCCGGTCATAATCCCCATGCTGCCAGAAGGAATGTGGATATCACCGTACTGTGTATGGATAACCAGGTCTACGGCCTTACTAAGAACCAGGTATCTCCCACATCAAGGGAATGGCTTTACGGGTCCCTCACACCCTATGGATCCATAGACAGACCTCTCAACCCTATCGCCACCATGTTGGCCTTTGGTGCCACTTTTGTAGCACAGACTTATGCCGGTAACTTACAACACATGACGTATGTTATTAAGGAGGCCATAAAACACAGGGGATTCTCCTTCGTTAACATAATCTCTCCCTGTCCCACCTTTAACAGAGTGGACACATTTCAGTACTACAAGGGTAAAGTGAAAGATATCAACCAGTTGGGTCACGATCCGTCCAGTTACGAAGCTGCCCTCCGTGTGGCTTTTCATGATCTGGACCATTATTATGATCCGGAGGCACCTGTTCCCATAGGGATATTCTACAGAGTTCAGATGGAAACTTACGAAGAACGTATGGCAAAGGTAAAGGCTCGATACGGAGGTTTAGAGGACCTTCAGGAAATCATAGATGCCTGCAAACCCAAGAGGGTTTAG
- a CDS encoding pentapeptide repeat-containing protein, with the protein MDLSFRQFESTVYWGVSLEGVTLTGSTFKNCTFVKVCFRDAYIPEASFENCLMLGCEFTGAMMQKDCLLDTAFLGQAKVEDVLMENCSGCKASLLEVRFLRAQLKGCDLTAAVLRDSRFERCILHTVNLRGADMRRTKFSYCEFFHIEDEEVLFYGKKPWCPTTW; encoded by the coding sequence ATGGATCTTTCCTTCAGACAGTTTGAGAGCACCGTATACTGGGGTGTCTCCTTGGAGGGAGTGACTCTCACGGGTAGCACTTTTAAGAACTGTACTTTCGTAAAAGTATGCTTCAGGGATGCATACATCCCTGAGGCTTCCTTTGAGAACTGTCTCATGTTAGGTTGCGAGTTTACAGGTGCCATGATGCAGAAAGACTGTCTGTTGGATACAGCCTTCTTAGGTCAAGCAAAGGTCGAAGATGTGCTAATGGAAAACTGTAGCGGGTGCAAGGCATCCCTGCTGGAGGTGCGTTTCTTGAGAGCTCAGCTTAAGGGATGTGATCTCACAGCTGCTGTCCTGAGGGATTCGCGGTTTGAAAGATGCATTCTACACACCGTTAACTTAAGGGGTGCGGATATGCGCCGTACCAAGTTTTCATACTGTGAATTCTTCCACATAGAGGATGAGGAGGTTCTGTTCTATGGAAAGAAACCGTGGTGTCCAACTACTTGGTAA
- a CDS encoding class I tRNA ligase family protein, with the protein MTIGEFLRKNLISLGDNCRVLLEKLELYDERIIKELESTIGEPAKMSKSKGNTVDPEDMVQKYGADTVRLYVLFAGPVEKDFEWTEEGIAGAYRFIRRLWNTFHQYLPHIKDIDKNLIGDIRGEAKKLRQKTHQTLQKYIKDMESLSFNTAIAGIMELLNHLQDFKPETPEDLAVVREAFEMLLFMLYPITPHVAEELWHRLGYTTLMIQHPFPEPDKTALQEGEVSLAVQINGKVRATVVVPKDADEEMVRKIVLSDEKVRGYLDGREVKRFVYVKNKLVNLVV; encoded by the coding sequence ATGACAATAGGAGAGTTCCTCAGGAAAAACCTCATATCCTTAGGAGATAACTGTAGGGTGCTTCTGGAAAAGTTGGAACTCTACGACGAAAGGATTATAAAGGAGCTGGAAAGTACGATTGGGGAACCTGCTAAGATGTCCAAGTCCAAAGGCAACACGGTAGACCCCGAGGACATGGTTCAGAAGTACGGTGCAGATACTGTTAGACTCTACGTTCTCTTTGCCGGTCCCGTTGAGAAAGATTTTGAGTGGACAGAAGAAGGTATAGCGGGTGCCTACAGGTTCATAAGGAGGCTGTGGAACACTTTTCACCAGTACCTGCCCCACATCAAGGACATAGATAAGAACCTCATCGGTGACATAAGGGGAGAGGCCAAAAAACTACGCCAGAAGACTCACCAAACCCTTCAGAAGTACATAAAGGATATGGAGTCCCTCTCTTTCAACACCGCCATAGCTGGAATAATGGAGCTTCTCAATCACCTTCAGGACTTTAAACCGGAAACGCCAGAGGATCTGGCCGTTGTGCGTGAGGCCTTCGAGATGCTTCTCTTCATGCTCTATCCCATAACGCCCCACGTGGCAGAAGAACTTTGGCACAGACTTGGATACACCACCTTGATGATACAGCATCCCTTCCCGGAGCCCGATAAAACAGCCCTTCAGGAAGGGGAGGTAAGCTTAGCGGTACAGATAAACGGCAAAGTAAGAGCCACGGTAGTGGTACCTAAGGATGCCGACGAGGAGATGGTTCGTAAGATAGTACTGAGTGATGAGAAGGTAAGGGGCTACCTTGACGGAAGAGAGGTGAAACGTTTCGTGTATGTAAAGAACAAACTGGTAAACCTGGTGGTGTAA
- a CDS encoding aminotransferase class IV, translating to MYNRTLLFGEGLFETLRLPTSERRLSLHYGRMKASADALGIPCPPWEEFVQGVRSAGYGPSVVRYTLVALGEGHYNGKAEAFRTEIHVRPIPSIPPSVKLCISSYRRHSSDPLCRHKTTSYFFNVLVKREANGRGFYDGVVLNERGHICETSSSCLIALKGSRVLVPSWDCGRLPSTTLQALSSFLDVEEEYIKPEDLESMDGVFIINAVVDCLPVDEVEGVKLRMDEDFAYTVRRYLRSF from the coding sequence GTGTACAACAGAACCTTGCTGTTCGGCGAAGGCTTGTTTGAAACCTTACGTCTTCCTACTTCTGAAAGAAGACTGTCACTCCACTACGGACGTATGAAAGCTTCTGCAGACGCTTTGGGAATACCATGTCCACCGTGGGAAGAGTTTGTGCAAGGTGTGAGAAGTGCCGGTTATGGGCCGTCGGTGGTGCGTTACACTCTCGTGGCTTTGGGAGAAGGCCACTACAACGGTAAGGCAGAGGCTTTTCGTACAGAGATACACGTGAGACCTATTCCAAGCATCCCTCCCTCTGTTAAGCTCTGTATTTCTTCTTACAGAAGACATTCTTCCGATCCCCTTTGCAGACATAAAACTACCAGTTATTTTTTTAACGTGCTGGTAAAGCGAGAAGCCAACGGACGGGGTTTCTATGACGGTGTGGTGCTGAACGAGAGAGGTCATATATGTGAAACATCCTCCTCTTGCCTGATAGCTCTGAAGGGCAGCAGAGTGTTGGTACCTTCTTGGGATTGTGGTAGGCTACCCAGCACCACCCTCCAGGCTCTTAGTAGTTTTTTGGATGTAGAGGAAGAATACATAAAACCTGAAGATCTTGAGAGCATGGACGGTGTGTTTATCATCAACGCTGTTGTAGACTGTTTGCCGGTAGACGAGGTGGAGGGTGTAAAGCTCCGGATGGATGAAGATTTTGCCTATACCGTCAGGCGCTACCTGAGGTCTTTTTAA
- a CDS encoding endonuclease III domain-containing protein → MEKEHVPQVISILREEFKKWNAPVVSLIAQKTGDPFRVLVCALLSTRTKDEVTAQVCSKLFSRIRSIDDLINIPEEELASLIYPVGFYRNKAKFLKRLAEELKKEFAGKVPDRIEDLLKLKGVGRKVANLVLADGFNKPAICVDTHVHRITNRWSLVKTKTPYQTEKALMEVLPIEYWQEFNRLLVAFGQTICRPVKPLCHKCPIRDYCDFFKKTSGSA, encoded by the coding sequence ATGGAGAAGGAACATGTTCCCCAAGTGATCAGCATACTGAGGGAAGAGTTTAAAAAATGGAACGCTCCTGTGGTGAGTCTCATAGCCCAAAAGACGGGTGACCCTTTCAGAGTGCTGGTGTGTGCCCTACTCTCCACACGTACCAAGGATGAGGTGACTGCCCAAGTATGCAGCAAGCTCTTCTCTCGCATCCGTTCCATCGACGACTTAATAAACATACCCGAAGAAGAACTGGCTTCCCTAATATACCCTGTAGGTTTTTACAGAAACAAGGCCAAGTTTCTCAAAAGGCTTGCAGAAGAACTCAAGAAGGAGTTTGCAGGAAAGGTACCAGACAGAATAGAGGATCTCCTAAAACTGAAGGGCGTAGGGAGAAAAGTGGCCAACTTGGTTCTGGCGGACGGTTTTAACAAACCCGCCATATGTGTAGACACCCATGTACATCGCATCACCAACCGCTGGTCCTTAGTAAAAACCAAAACACCCTATCAGACAGAGAAAGCCCTTATGGAGGTGCTTCCCATTGAGTACTGGCAAGAGTTTAACAGACTTCTCGTGGCCTTTGGTCAGACCATATGTAGGCCTGTTAAACCTCTATGTCACAAGTGCCCCATAAGGGATTACTGTGACTTCTTTAAAAAGACCTCAGGTAGCGCCTGA
- a CDS encoding RNA-guided endonuclease InsQ/TnpB family protein yields the protein MSKSLRCITISLNDLPKEYRIVLGYLTYHSGKLYNQALYFLKNKLAKVNMFDLYNKLNSSIHLKALQSRTAQIVLDELVRAYKNWFEFQIKPPKFRPKRKPHRTLTYDRTGFKVIGTKIRLSLSMELRRWLREKHDIHVKYLWIETGLELREELVKNIQIVPKGTGFELHIIYEPEAKNENKYSGNKVMVIDPNSGNFMVIGVEGVRTPYIIDGRGLKSLLRKYLKKIAKLQSLRDNLKNKGLPYHRVEERISKLWLKIKRLLRHYAHAVSNLILELAIKFGVKEIYIGNAAKNKNKESKLNSVVDQIWSLLPHGKVKEYLEYKAPEYGISVDYIDESYTSGVDSTLFCGVGKENYTPEGRIKRGLFRTSLGLLNADVNAVRNYLKKLGKFDLETALGRPVRLRVFYKLKGSSSAIPLYGGIGRSRGGVNPPVVVRNALSVQTYHEAPHL from the coding sequence ATGTCAAAATCTCTAAGATGTATCACCATATCCTTAAACGACCTTCCCAAAGAGTACAGGATTGTCCTCGGGTATCTTACCTACCACTCGGGCAAGCTCTACAACCAGGCTCTCTATTTTCTAAAAAACAAACTTGCCAAGGTTAATATGTTTGACCTCTACAATAAGCTAAACTCCTCAATCCACCTCAAAGCCCTCCAGTCAAGAACAGCTCAGATAGTCTTAGATGAGCTTGTGAGAGCCTACAAAAACTGGTTTGAGTTTCAGATAAAGCCTCCCAAATTCAGACCAAAGAGAAAACCACACAGAACCTTAACTTACGACAGGACAGGCTTTAAGGTTATAGGTACTAAGATAAGGCTGAGTCTCTCTATGGAGCTGAGAAGGTGGCTCAGAGAAAAGCACGACATACACGTCAAATACCTCTGGATAGAAACAGGGCTTGAACTGAGAGAGGAGCTGGTGAAGAATATCCAGATAGTCCCTAAAGGGACAGGGTTTGAGCTTCACATAATTTATGAACCTGAAGCAAAAAATGAAAATAAATATTCTGGAAACAAGGTAATGGTGATAGATCCAAATTCTGGGAATTTTATGGTAATAGGAGTAGAAGGGGTAAGGACTCCTTACATAATAGATGGAAGAGGTCTCAAGAGTCTTCTGAGAAAGTATTTGAAGAAAATAGCAAAACTTCAAAGCCTGAGGGACAATCTCAAGAACAAGGGACTTCCCTACCACAGGGTGGAGGAGAGGATAAGCAAGCTTTGGTTGAAGATAAAGAGGCTTTTAAGACACTACGCTCATGCGGTATCAAATCTGATACTTGAACTTGCAATCAAGTTTGGAGTGAAAGAAATCTATATAGGTAATGCAGCAAAGAATAAGAACAAAGAGAGTAAACTGAACTCCGTGGTGGACCAGATATGGAGCCTGCTTCCACACGGGAAGGTGAAGGAGTATCTGGAGTATAAAGCTCCGGAATACGGTATAAGTGTGGATTACATAGATGAGAGCTACACTTCAGGGGTGGACTCTACGCTCTTTTGTGGAGTTGGCAAAGAAAACTACACCCCTGAAGGAAGGATAAAGAGAGGGCTTTTCAGAACCTCTCTCGGACTCTTGAATGCTGATGTCAACGCTGTGAGGAACTATCTCAAGAAGCTCGGAAAGTTTGACCTTGAAACCGCTCTGGGAAGACCTGTGAGGCTGAGGGTATTTTACAAGCTAAAGGGAAGTAGCTCCGCTATACCACTGTACGGTGGTATAGGCAGGAGTAGGGGCGGAGTGAACCCGCCTGTGGTAGTAAGGAACGCGTTAAGCGTTCAAACCTACCACGAAGCTCCGCATCTTTGA